Proteins encoded together in one Scheffersomyces stipitis CBS 6054 chromosome 5, complete sequence window:
- a CDS encoding predicted protein has protein sequence MPQPEKLPESVTTLLKSTRFIHLATSYEDIPHVSLMNYTYYHKNESDYIIISTPKGTTKYDNMVHNPNVSILIHDWISAKTNSEANDSPASNRRNSLYELLANFNKNEIGRVSVTISGRAEILTHDTEKDDYLFYKSLHLNNSKIDQVQAKNYIEDDDNALILVQIHGCKVTDTDNNVVEY, from the coding sequence ATGCCACAGCCCGAAAAACTTCCTGAATCAGTGACtacattgttgaagtcaacTAGATTCATCCATTTGGCAACTTCTTACGAGGATATTCCCCATGTTTCGTTGATGAATTATACTTACTATCACAAAAATGAGAGTGATTACATTATTATTTCTACTCCAAAAGGCACAACGAAGTATGACAACATGGTTCATAATCCAAATGTTTCGATCTTGATTCATGATTGGATTTCAGCAAAGACAAACAGCGAAGCAAATGACTCTCCAGCttccaacagaagaaactcCTTGTATGAATTATTGGcgaacttcaacaagaatgaaaTTGGACGAGTTTCTGTAACCATTAGTGGACGTGCTGAAATACTCACACATGACACAGAAAAAGATGACTACCTATTCTACAAATCTTTGCACTTGAATAATTCAAAAATTGACCAAGTGCAAGCAAAAAACTATATCGAAGATGATGACAATGCTCTAATACTTGTTCAGATTCATGGTTGCAAGGTGACTGACACAGACAACAATGTTGTGGAATATTAA
- a CDS encoding predicted protein (go_component nucleus~go_function transcription factor activity; zinc ion binding; DNA binding~go_process regulation of transcription, DNA-dependent; transcription) encodes MSHELHLLNQQIKTQSVSPPPSMEEHTAPQSTSSTPPPVLKSGKPKRIACVECRQQKSRCDAHEKHPGPCTRCIKKGLKCDLKSDYKRTYKRARIAEIEKEFTELKKSLSSSQAADLISKIPSLAQHLCQEFTSHFHISNMKGADNRFSLNSSETNNSIPNTPSIYRQIDQPLSQNYHYASTAEKTILPEYVLHCEQKSIDVITLSSETIRALYIEYVEHFHPILPVVDVSKGPERLYKLCPALFWVIMFVSLRRFSEDSHHKLLLELSPIVKGILAEIMISPITRYNPTEEDEPILNASSVFSVQAFLLYSFWPPVTSSLSADSSYTTVGTALFQAIRIGLHTPASISDGQQKTPQQLFMAHESAKTWIICNIVSQTIATSFGFPAFVQFDSSIWNSIRPGSNISIPRSIQLMMEIAHFGDQVAKTLNSNTLDPYALVDPTERLPLLKLLQRRLDEIEIRMSHDLPSDDGFRRFQLLSARVHLLTYYFMDSSRIADFELQRGLVNLYNAAMSLINLAQLFQEKDRKFVKYLPGVYVLNIWQSACIIGKLIHSPLKKIVDTGSGKQSYLAAISLAAKASILKHDMAHRSSGIMRNMWQVFRQLDDKKMSSLSINIRTRMSASVFFDCLYLLRDQVGMTKLSNESQKVGNGGSQKSTPGSSTSSRTRKQRSLSNTVNAESKARKIIRTIPLDPQPIS; translated from the exons ATGTCTCACGAACTTCATTTACTCAACCAACAAATAAAAACACAAAGCGTCTCACCTCCTCCTAGCATGGAAGAACATACGGCTCCGCAGTCCACCTCGAGTACTCCGCCTCCGGTATTGAAGTCTGGTAAGCCCAAACGCATAGCATGTGTGGAGTGTCGACAACAAAAGTCTAGATGTGATGCTCATGAAAAACATCCAGGACCATGCACGAGGTGTATCAAGAAGGGTCTCAAATGTGACTTGAAGTCTGATTACAAAAGAACTTACAAACGAGCCAGGATAGCTgaaatagaaaaagaattcacagagttgaagaaaagctTATCCTCTTCGCAAGCGGCTGATCTTATCAGCAAAATTCCTTCCTTGGCTCAACATC TCTGCCAGGAGTTCACCAGCCACTTCCACATCAGCAATATGAAAGGAGCC GACAATAGATTCTCATTAAACTCATCTGAAACAAACAATTCGATTCCAAATACACCGTCAATTTATAGGCAAATAGATCAACCTTTGAGTCAGAATTATCATTATGCTAGTACTGCTGAAAAAACTATCCTACCAGAGTATGTTTTGCATTGCGAACAAAAATCTATTGATGTAATCACATTATCTTCAGAGACTATTCGCGCATTGTACATCGAATACGTTGAACATTTTCatccaattcttccagttgttgatgtaCTGAAAGGTCCTGAACGTCTTTATAAATTATGTCCTGCTTTGTTTTGGGTAATTATGTTTGTTTCATTACGCAGATTTAGCGAGGACTCCCATCACAAGTTGCTATTGGAACTTTCTCCAATTGTTAAAGGCATATTGGCTGAAATCATGATTCTGCCTATCACTCGGTATAATCCAACTGAAGAGGATGAACCCATTTTGAATGCAAGTTCCGTTTTTTCAGTGCAAGCATTTCTTTTGTATTCTTTCTGGCCGCCAGTTACCTCCTCTTTAAGTGCTGATTCCTCATACACGACAGTTGGTACAGCTCTTTTTCAAGCCATAAGAATTGGTTTACATACTCCTGCTTCTATATCTGACGGGCAACAGAAGACTCCTCAACAGCTTTTTATGGCTCATGAACTGGCTAAAACTTGGATAATTTGCAACATAGTTTCGCAAACTATTGCAACATCGTTTGGATTTCCTGCATTTGTTCAGTTCGATTCTTCTATTTGGAATTCAATTAGACCTGGTAGTAACATCAGTATTCCGAGATCTATTCAACTAATGATGGAGATTGCGCATTTTGGAGATCAAGTTGCTAAGACCTTGAATTCAAACACACTTGATCCATATGCTTTGGTTGATCCAACTGAAAGACTTCCTTTGTTGAAGCTCTTACAGCGTAGATtggatgaaattgaaattcgaATGTCCCATGATTTGCCTCTGGATGACGGCTTTCGCAGGTTTCAACTTTTATCTGCCAGAGTTCATCTCTTGACATACTATTTTATGGATTCTTCGCGTATTGCAGACTTTGAACTCCAAAGAGGTTTGGTCAATTTGTATAATGCAGCAATGTCTTTGATCAATTTGGCTCAGCTTTTTCAAGAGAAGGATAGAAAATTCGTTAAGTACTTACCAGGTGTCTACGTGCTAAACATTTGGCAATCGGCTTGCATAATAGGAAAATTGATCCATTCGCcattgaaaaaaattgttgataCTGGTTCGGGAAAGCAAAGCTACTTAGCTGCTATATCTTTGGCTGCAAAAGCGTCGATATTGAAACATGACATGGCTCATAGGTCCAGCGGAATTATGAGAAACATGTGGCAAGTTTTCCGCCAGTTGGATGACAAAAAGATGAGCTCTCTCAGCATTAACATTAGAACCAGAATGTCTGCATCTGTTTTCTTTGACTGTTTGTATCTTTTGAGAGACCAAGTTGGAATGACAAAGTTAAGTA ATGAGAGTCAGAAAGTAGGTAATGGTGGCAGCCAAAAGTCTACGCCTGGAAGTAGTACGTCCTCGCGCACTAGAAAACAGAGATCGTTGTCTAACACAGTTAACGCGGAATCAAAAGCACGGAAGATTATCAGAACGATTCCATTGGATCCACAACCTATTTCA
- a CDS encoding predicted protein, producing SDITRVKNQILRQLQNRNTTITSGSLQPKFSEVYQLFEHTVKDKEGHSALLIGPRSTGKTGLIKAALEKLNTLYPDQFLTVRIDASIHSDDRAALREIARQLDECLNVLGIDVEQELDDGSFEKRSINDTFATFLSTLERNLNSNEDVSNSNVSIIFIIEEFERFANTNKQTLLYNLFDLAQNSMTAVCVVGISTKITGRELLEKRVSSRFSQRVITTSKPTTIQEFWDNAKLGLVLEESFIDTLSNPLYGNRWNEVICSMNNSEFKNFQRLLIHNFYTIRNYSDFFNNCIHGIARISYKSPFPIDSDFSKYGRLQLSNEIRGIFMSLSSTEMLLTIAAARWIEKYELQAINFNLAYAEYKDMMSAYNLAVSSVSSGLESKITSNIKITQKVFPAQILRTSWETLYKLGILLDSAGISTNNEGHIITNINLNKNLIIEENKMVQLDITLDEIGSLIDDQSAYKRLTVL from the coding sequence AGTGATATCACAAGAGTAAAAAATCAAATATTGAggcaattgcaaaatcgaAACACCACCATCACTTCAGGATCTTTGCAACCTAAATTTTCTGAGGTATATCAGTTATTTGAACATACAGTTAAAGATAAGGAAGGACATTCTGCGTTATTGATAGGTCCCAGGTCCACAGGAAAGACGGGCTTGATAAAAGCCGCGTtggaaaaattgaacaCTTTGTATCCTGATCAATTCTTAACTGTTAGAATTGACGCGCTGATTCATTCAGATGACAGAGCTGCACTAAGAGAAATTGCAAGACAGTTAGATGAATGTTTAAATGTATTGGGAAttgatgttgaacaagaattggaTGATGGCAGTTTTGAGAAACGCTCTATTAATGATACCTTCGCTACATTCCTCTCAACATTGGAGAGGAACTTAAATTCAAATGAAGATGTTAGTAATAGCAATGTGTCCATAATATTTATTATAGAGGAATTTGAAAGATTTGCAAACACCAACAAGCAAACACTTCTATATAACCTTTTCGATTTAGCCCAAAACAGCATGACTGCTGTTTGCGTCGTTGGAATTTCAACTAAAATTACTGGCAGAGAGCTATTAGAGAAAAGAGTCAGTAGTAGGTTCTCACAGAGAGTGATCACAACGTCTAAACCTACCACAATACAAGAATTTTGGGACAATGCAAAGTTAGggcttgttcttgaagaaagttTCATTGATACTTTGAGCAACCCCCTATATGGAAACAGATGGAATGAAGTGATATGTTCTATGAATAATTCTGAGTTCAAAAACTTCCAAAGGTTACTAATTCATAATTTCTACACAATTAGGAACTACagtgacttcttcaataattgCATTCATGGTATAGCTAGAATTAGCTACAAATCACCTTTTCCTATCGACTCAGATTTTTCGAAGTATGGGAGATTGCAACTATCCAATGAGATTAGAGGAATCTTCATGAGCTTATCCTCAACTGAAATGCTCTTAACAATCGCGGCAGCTAGATGGATCGAGAAATATGAATTACAAGCTATTAATTTCAATCTCGCATATGCTGAATATAAGGATATGATGCTGGCTTATAATCTTGCTGTCTCTAGTGTATCGTCTGGCTTGGAATCTAAAATTACTTCAAATATAAAGATCACACAAAAGGTATTTCCTGCCCAAATATTAAGAACTAGTTGGGAGACGCTCTACAAATTAGGAATTCTTTTAGATTCAGCAGGTATTAGTACAAACAATGAAGGTCATATAATCACCAatatcaacttgaacaaaaaTTTgattattgaagaaaataaaaTGGTTCAACTAGATATTACTTTAGATGAGATAGGTTCTCTAATTGATGATCAGAGTGCTTACAAAAGACTAACAGTGTTATAG
- a CDS encoding predicted protein → MSDHFEFHVTNDYDKLLAMYSMCGSEWSGKLTPEEFGEVESKSHLDFLNSGGEIQGFYLEDSSNGNVVATTVVKRMKGFYKAVDKSNAISSIPDPTLIGVKNISLLLIAYVFTHRDYRKRGLAQSVVSQAICHTESQIIKEKINESNDEKGSFKNMVVTDGEIDEELANYYLSKEYFWYLYSGAGLFYEKFGFKAFPLDFYKVPSSSLTVSRVELIEQLVDSSPMNQSGKSLKWLRGSNVQDQELIKFILQSKELEIVTELNKSIFHSELQGNQKSSSSLTSMSSLLHMTKADSENVLHSITEVGSKVSEKSGTRRRSSVHHFSTPKIAVKPDYRILQRNVASETAAASKATNQDTALAFTDIQGAILTNELQQKSYYIIWNSLTIGRLYVLSVGELKFEPYSSAGILPGRRRRSSFTGLNELGGYNFQDLDILLSIANYVGQKRELADPTGIYVSINDLPTNIPTELLYDYLNSYLGSASDASRKEQSSEEERTSLVPGGSQSLGVLPMLKIFGKKTPEFDLDWIASGMWSWG, encoded by the coding sequence ATGCTGGACCATTTCGAATTTCATGTTACCAATGACTATGACAAATTACTTGCTATGTATTCCATGTGTGGATCTGAATGGAGCGGCAAGTTGACCCCAGAAGAATTTGGTGAAGTGGAGTCTAAATCACATTTGGATTTCTTAAATAGTGGAGGCGAAATTCAAGGTTTCTATTTGGAAGACTCTTCGAATGGGAATGTAGTTGCCACGACAGTTGTCAAGAGAATGAAGGGATTTTATAAGGCAGTTGATAAATCAAATGCTATCTCTTCTATTCCGGATCCAACATTAATAGGTGTGAAGAATATAAGTTTATTGTTGATAGCGTATGTTTTCACCCATAGAGACTACAGGAAAAGGGGTTTGGCCCAAAGTGTAGTTTCTCAAGCAATTTGTCACACTGAAAGTCAGATCATTAAAGAGAAAATTAATGAAAGTAACGACGAAAAAGGTAGCTTCAAGAATATGGTAGTTACTGACGGTGAAATTGATGAGGAATTGGCCAATTACTACCTAAGCAAGGAGTACTTTTGGTATTTGTATTCTGGGGCAGGCCTCTTCTACGAAAAGTTTGGATTTAAGGCATTTCCATTAGACTTCTACAAGGTTCCATCCAGTTCACTCACAGTTTCTCGAGTGGAACTaattgaacaattggtAGACTCTTCTCCAATGAATCAATCAGGAAAGAGCTTAAAATGGCTCAGAGGAAGCAatgttcaagatcaagagttgatcaagttcattcttcaaagcAAGGAGTTAGAGATTGTAACTGAGCTCAACAAGTCGATTTTTCATCTGGAATTGCAGGGAAATcagaaatcttcttcttcgttgacTAGCATGTCGAGTCTTTTGCATATGACAAAAGCAGATTCAGAAAATGTGTTGCACTCTATCACTGAAGTAGGCAGTAAAGTGTCAGAGAAAAGTGGAACAAGAAGGCGATCTTCAGTACatcatttttcaactcCTAAGATTGCTGTCAAACCAGATTATAGAATTCTCCAAAGAAATGTTGCATCAGAAACAGCTGCAGCCTCTAAAGCTACCAACCAAGACACGGCACTTGCGTTTACGGATATACAAGGCGCTATACTTACAAATGAATTACAGCAAAAGTCCTATTATATTATATGGAATTCACTAACAATTGGACGCTTGTATGTTCTAAGTGTGGGTGAATTAAAATTTGAACCATATTCGAGTGCTGGAATTCTTCCAGGTCGTCGTCGGAGGTCTTCTTTCACTGGATTAAACGAACTTGGTGGCTATAACTTTCAAGACTTAGACATATTGCTCTCCATAGCCAACTATGTTGGGCAAAAAAGAGAATTAGCAGACCCTACCGGTATTTATGTGTCTATCAACGATTTGCCAACAAACATACCCACGGAATTATTATATGATTACCTTAATAGTTATTTAGGTTCAGCATCTGATGCTTCCCGAAAAGAACAGtctctggaagaagaaagaacatCACTTGTTCCTGGTGGATCTCAACTGTTAGGAGTTTTGCCAATGTTGAAAATCTTTGGCAAGAAAACACCTGAATTCGATTTGGATTGGATTGCTAGCGGCATGTGGTCCTGGGGTTAG
- the GAP1.5 gene encoding general amino acid permease (go_component integral to membrane): MAKFQGFFQKGRIYPSHLKKGLKKRQLQMIALGGCVGSGLLVASGLALKNGPGSLLIAWAIVSSFLYCTMQSLAELSSVYPVSGSFATYATRFIDASWGFAMGWNYALFWVIVLPLELVASSMTINFWHSSINSVVWVAVFYVVIVVLNLCGNRGFGETEFVASVIKLLGIVGFNILAVVLICGGGDEGYIGGKYWHSPGAFTTGFKGVISVLITATYSLAGTELIGLTSAESEGNPRVVLPKAIKQVFWRIIIFYMLTLTLIGFLVPANSDQLIGSSSGASNSPFVIAIRNGGIKVLPSIFNVVVLVALLSIGNSAIYGFSRTVLALSEQGLAPKFLGYVDRNGRPLMGILVAAIIGLLAFVSASPVQSEVFAWLVSLSGLSTLFTWGSINACHIRFRAAMSAQGRSLDELPYVSNTGLWGSYYGLFMNVLVLGFQFWLSLFPLGGRPNAKDFFESYLGSICVLAFYVCHKIYSRNLKFLVKVDDIEIDTGRRNVDVEMLKQEIMEEKEQTEKQPLYYRIYSFWC; the protein is encoded by the exons ATGGCAAAATTTCAAGGATTCTTTCAAAAGGGCAGAATTT ACCCCAGCCATCTCAAAAAGGGATTAAAAAAaagacaacttcaaatgaTTGCCCTAGGTGGATGCGTGGGAAGTGGCCTACTTGTGGCATCAGGATTGGCATTGAAGAATGGACCAGGTAGTTTGCTAATAGCATGGGCCAtagtttcttcatttttatATTGTACAATGCAATCATTAGCCGAATTGTCGTCTGTATACCCCGTTTCCGGCTCCTTTGCAACCTATGCAACCCGTTTTATTGACGCATCTTGGGGGTTCGCCATGGGATGGAACTACGCTCTATTTTGGGTTATTGTTTTACCTCTTGAATTAGTGGCATCTTCGATGACTATTAATTTTTGGCATTCATCCATCAACTCAGTTGTGTGGGTGGCAGTGTTCTACGTAGTGATAGTTGTTCTTAACTTATGTGGAAACAGAGGATTCGGTGAGACAGAATTCGTTGCTTCTGTGATAAAACTCTTGGGGATTGTGGGCTTTAATATTCTTGCAGTGGTCTTGATTTGCGGTGGTGGAGATGAAGGATACATTGGAGGAAAGTACTGGCACAGTCCTGGAGCATTCACTACGGGGTTTAAAGGGGTTATTTCAGTATTAATTACGGCAACTTACTCCTTGGCAGGTACTGAATTGATTGGATTGACTTCAGCAGAATCAGAAGGAAATCCAAGAGTTGTACTTCCCAAAGCCATTAAGCAAGTGTTTTGGAGAATTATTATCTTTTACATGTTGACATTAACTTTGATTGGTTTTCTTGTGCCTGCAAATTCAGACCAATTGATTGGATCTTCATCAGGTGCCTCAAATTCCCCATTTGTGATTGCAATTAGAAATGGCGGAATAAAAGTTTTACcttctattttcaatgttgttgttcttgtagCATTGTTATCCATTGGTAATTCTGCAATTTACGGATTTTCTAGAACTGTTCTAGCACTATCAGAACAAGGTTTGGCTCCAAAATTCCTTGGGTATGTTGACAGAAACGGAAGACCGCTTATGGGAATACTTGTAGCTGCAATTATTGGGTTATTAGCATTTGTCTCAGCCTCGCCAGTTCAATCAGAAGTCTTCGCGTGGTTAGTTTCTTTATCTGGTCTTTCAACTTTGTTCACCTGGGGAAGTATAAATGCGTGTCATATAAGATTCAGGGCAGCAATGTCTGCACAAGGAAGAAGTCTTGATGAATTACCATATGTGTCCAATACAGGTCTTTGGGGATCATACTACGGGTTATTCATGAACGTTCTTGTTTTGGGATTTCAATTCTGGCTCTCATTGTTTCCTCTCGGAGGAAGACCAAACGCGAAGGATTTCTTTGAGAGCTATTTGGGTTCAATTTGTGTTCTCGCTTTCTACGTGTGCCACAAGATATATTCTAgaaatttgaagtttttgGTGAAGGTAGACgatattgaaattgatacTGGAAGAAGGAATGTGGATGTGGAAATGttgaaacaagaaatcatggaagaaaaggaacaAACTGAAAAACAACCACTATACTATAGAATATACAGCTTTTGGTGTTAA
- a CDS encoding eIF2 is a heterotrimeric GTP-binding protein SUI2 encodes the alpha subunit SUI3 encodes the beta subunit (go_function GTP binding~go_process protein biosynthesis), whose protein sequence is MSYDDIENATPDIVIGGTIEDPEEDLQYEHDIEKEEESAKVKKSVAFAGLDDEFDEEAAKKEFEEGGGLPEQPDDVDFNELTPLSDVIINRQATINIGTIGHVAHGKSTVVRAISGVQTVRFKDELERNITIKLGYANAKIYKCDDESCPEPGCYKSFKSDKEIRPKCSRPGCNGRYKLLRHVSFVDCPGHDILMSTMLSGAAVMDAALLLIAGNESCPQPQTSEHLAAIEIMKLKHVIILQNKVDLMREESALEHQKSILTFIRGTIADGAPIVPISAQLKYNIDAVNQFIVNSIPVPPRDFSASPRLIVIRSFDVNKPGAEIDDLKGGVAGGSILSGVFKIGDEIEIRPGIVTKDDSGKIQCKPIFSNIVSLFAEHNDLKFAVPGGLIGVGTKVDPTLCRADRLVGQVVGAKGDLPSIYTDIEINYFLLRRLLGVKTEGQKQGAKVRKLEVGEVLMVNIGSTATGARVVAVKADMARLQLTSPVCTEVNEKIALSRRIEKHWRLIGWATIKKGTTLEPIA, encoded by the exons ATGTCCTACGACGATATTGAAAACGCTACGCCTGATATTGTTATCGGGGGCACTATTGAAGATCCTGAAGAAGACCTTCAATATGAGCACGATATTGAAA aagaagaggaatcCGCaaaagtgaagaaatcaGTTGCATTTGCTGGTTTAGATGATGAAttcgatgaagaagctgccaagaaagagtttgaagaaggtggTGGATTGCCAGAACAGCCGGATGATGTCGATTTTAACGAGTTGACCCCATTATCCGACGTAATTATCAACAGACAAGCTACAATCAATATTGGTACTATTGGACATGTCGCTCATGGAAAATCGACAGTTGTGAGAGCCATTTCGGGTGTTCAAACTGTGCGTTTCAAGGATGAGTTGGAAAGAAATATCACAATTAAATTAGGTTATGCAAATGCTAAGATCTACAAATGTGACGATGAGTCTTGTCCCGAACCAGGCTGCTAcaaatccttcaagtctGACAAGGAAATTAGACCGAAATGTTCTCGCCCTGGCTGTAATGGGCGTTACAAGTTGCTTAGACATGTGTCATTCGTTGATTGCCCAGGTCATGATATTTTGATGAGTACTATGTTGTCAGGAGCAGCTGTTATGGATGCTGCTCTATTATTGATTGCAGGCAATGAAAGTTGTCCTCAACCTCAAACTTCGGAGCATTTGGCTGCTATTGAAATAATGAAGTTAAAGCATGTCATCATTTTGCAAAACAAGGTTGATTTGATGAGAGAAGAATCAGCTTTGGAACACCAAAAATCTATCTTGACATTTATTAGAGGAACTATTGCAGATGGCGCTCCTATTGTTCCAATTTCTGCCCAATTAAAGTATAACATAGATGCTGTTAATCAATTTATTGTGAATTCCATTCCTGTTCCCCCAAGAGACTTCTCCGcttctccaagattgaTAGTCATTAGATCCTTTGACGTCAATAAACCGGGtgctgaaattgatgaCTTGAAAGGTGGTGTTGCCGGTGGATCGATCTTGAGCGGtgttttcaagattggcgatgaaattgaaataagACCTGGTATTGTGACGAAGGACGATAGTGGTAAGATTCAATGTAAACCTATCTTTTCTAATATTGTGTCCTTATTTGCCGAACACAACGATTTGAAATTTGCTGTTCCAGGTGGATTAATTGGTGTTGGTACCAAAGTTGATCCAACCTTATGTAGAGCAGACAGACtagttggacaagttgttggagcTAAGGGTGACTTACCTTCTATCTACACTGATATTGAAATTAACTATTTCTTGTTAAGAAGATTGTTAGGTGTTAAGACTGAAGGGCAAAAGCAAGGTGCTAAAGTTAGAAAGTTagaagttggtgaagtttTAATGGTCAACATTGGTTCAACTGCAACAGGTGCCAGAGTTGTCGCTGTTAAGGCCGATATGGCACGTTTGCAATTAACTTCCCCAGTTTGTACTGAAGTTAACGAGAAGATTGCCTTGTCAAGACGTATCGAAAAGCATTGGCGTTTAATTGGATGGGCTACTATCAAGAAGGGTACCACCTTGGAACCAATTGCATAA
- a CDS encoding predicted protein (go_function signal transducer activity), with amino-acid sequence MSTQIVPETSAEVTNKSNRTLHERVQTGFSRTPSGKIYERDIKDIFSLLMICLKLDECSNFSKVKLNPLHKLYPFTFYLDKALETMQNLKVCVEQSSTTTSISYSINRDLSLALVKKFYEAKLIHSAAQRTRAEPKHNVPLQPTPKGVALLHSYCKRIGMKNADFPPILKSNFNSMNLVQFDRDPVTDRILYSEHLIQLLFKKMIGMEPNIWGVKNEPDQIITIDTMNEEEAFEFFDVAMGSGTLHSFEGNNDWKIAEHVNSRTSEIGNKTPGAIISPFYHRYFSNPESDSHVQYYVSSVGVRHFAFNVFKTKGTEVVLNNCLSGKAISQWLTDCSDILNPYHAKELGNLLLRYNLIEPILFPPSKSCAVRFIADRDCFYSISQLGEKVGDWSKFLRGEDISTQGVKNIVEVNLLGSCLHKLNSTDEDFFAASTNANLSKILLKEIIKDPGTKFLFKSHLEKEYCSENLDAYLQLRQFEVKVTTLGKLLQYNSVTSDPNNDNIHFQIEKLSNACLSQAYHIYFTYLSLDSPFVLNIDYKLRAKISSIMVTYASTVQEISTGSYEKSELLETRLESAQSDKNKVGRVLICLSEIRIVFSEISRDIYHLMEVDSYPKFLSSSTYKEILSTVKFSE; translated from the exons ATGTCAACACAGATTGTGCCAGAGACCTCCGCAGAGGTCACTAATAAGAGTAATCGTACGCTCCATGAACGAGTTCAAACTGGATTTCTGAGGACTCCTAGCGGAAAAATTTACGAAAGAGACATTAAGGatatcttttctttattgaTGATATGTTTGAAACTAGATGAGTGttcgaatttttcaaaggTGAAGTTGAACCCACTACACAAATTGTATCCATTTACTTTCTACCTTGATAAGGCTCTAGAGACAATGCAGAATTTAAAAGTATGCGTAGAGCAGTcttcaacgacaacatcAATCTCATATTCAATTAATAGAGACTTAAGTTTGGCACTAGTGAAAAAGTTTTATGAAGCAAAATTGATACACTCGGCAGCTCAAAGAACAAGAGCAGAGCCTAAGCATAATGTTCCTTTACAACCAACACCTAAAGGGGTCGCATTGCTTCACTCTTATTGCAAAAGAATTGGTATGAAGAATGCTGATTTTCCTCCTATTCTAAAGagcaacttcaattccatgaatcttgttcaatttgacAGAGACCCAGTTACGGATAGGATTTTATATTCTGAGCATTTAATCCAATTGCtattcaaaaaaatgaTCGGAATGGAGCCTAACATTTGgggagtgaaaaatgaacCCGATCAAATTATAACTATCGACACAAtgaacgaagaagaagcattTGAATTCTTTGATGTGGCTATGGGTTCTGGCACGCTTCATAGTTTTGAAGGGAATAATGACTGGAAAATTGCTGAACACGTCAATTCCAGGACAAGTGAAATAGGAAATAAAACTCCTGGTGCAATCATCAGTCCCTTTTATCATCGATATTTCAGCAATCCAGAATCTGATTCTCATGTTCAATATTACGTTTCGAGTGTAGGGGTCAGACATTTTGCATTTAATGTATTCAAAACAAAAGGAACCGAAGTTGTGTTGAATAACTGTCTATCGGGGAAGGCCATTAGCCAATGGTTAACTGACTGCTCCGATATATTGAATCCATATCATGCAAAAGAACTAGGCAACTTGCTCTTGAGGTATAATCTTATTGAACCAATTCTATTTCCACCCTCAAAATCTTGCGCAGTAAGATTCATCGCCGATAGAGACTGCTTTTACTCAATTAGCCAGCTTGGAGAAAAAGTTGGTGATTGGAGCAAATTTCTTAGAGGTGAAGATATTTCAACGCAGGGAGTAAAAAATATAGTAGAAGTCAACTTATTGGGAAGTTGCTTGCATAAGTTGAATTCAACCGATGAAGatttttttgcagccaGCACCAATGCCAACCTTTCCAAAAtattgttgaaggaaataATTAAAGATCCTGGGACCAAATTCCTTTTCAAGAGCCACttagagaaagaatattGTTCAGAAAATCTTGATGCTTATCTTCAGTTAAGGCAATTTGAAGTTAAAGTTACTACATTAGGAAAGCTTTTACAATACAATTCTGTTACTTCAGATCCCAATAATGACAATATCCACTTCCAAATAGAAAAACTTTCGAATGCTTGCTTGTCGCAAGCGTATCACATCTACTTCACATATCTTAGTTTGGACTCTCCCTTTGTTTTAAATATTGACTACAAGTTGAGAGcgaagatttcttcaatcatGGTAACCTATGCTTCGACTGTGCAAGAGA TATCTACTGGCTCATATGAAAAAAGCGAATTATTGGAAACTAGATTGGAGCTGGCACAATCGGACAAGAACAAAGTGGGAAGAGTTTTAATTTGTTTGTCGGAGATCAGGATTGTATTCAGCGAAATCTCAAGAGATATATATCACTTGATGGAAGTCGACTCATATCCAAAATTCTTGAGTAGTTCCACTTATAAAGAAATCCTTTCAACAGTTAAGTTTAGTGAATGA